A window of the Candidatus Brocadiaceae bacterium genome harbors these coding sequences:
- the rpmA gene encoding 50S ribosomal protein L27, which translates to MAHKKGQGSSRNGRESNASSLGVKRYGGQRVRAGTILVRQRGTKFHPGRNVGVGRDYTLFAKADGVVEFASNRTVSILPD; encoded by the coding sequence ATGGCACATAAGAAGGGACAGGGCTCCTCACGCAATGGGCGCGAGAGCAACGCCAGCTCCCTCGGCGTGAAGCGGTACGGCGGCCAGCGCGTCCGCGCCGGCACCATCCTGGTGCGGCAGCGGGGCACGAAGTTCCACCCCGGACGCAACGTCGGCGTCGGGCGGGACTACACGCTGTTCGCCAAGGCGGACGGCGTGGTGGAGTTCGCGTCCAATCGCACCGTGAGCATCCTGCCCGACTGA
- the rplU gene encoding 50S ribosomal protein L21 — protein MYAVIDHKGKQFKVQTGDEVLVDLMRAEEGELVQFDRVLAVGGDGEPCIGTPQVPGARVLAEVVRHEKGPKLTMMRHQATKNRQAKMGHRQQYTRVLIREIHPE, from the coding sequence ATGTACGCAGTCATAGACCACAAGGGCAAGCAGTTCAAGGTGCAGACCGGTGACGAGGTCCTGGTCGACCTGATGCGCGCCGAGGAAGGCGAGCTGGTGCAGTTCGACCGCGTTCTGGCCGTCGGCGGCGACGGCGAGCCGTGCATCGGCACCCCGCAGGTGCCCGGCGCGCGGGTCCTGGCGGAGGTCGTCCGCCACGAAAAGGGCCCCAAGCTCACCATGATGCGCCACCAGGCCACCAAGAACCGGCAGGCGAAGATGGGGCACCGGCAGCAGTACACGCGCGTGCTGATCCGCGAGATACATCCCGAATAA